DNA from Gephyromycinifex aptenodytis:
TGCCGCTGGTGAGGCTTTCTCGGCCCGCCTGGCAGCTTTGGACGGTGCCCGGGTCGCCACTGGCCGTGACTTCGGCGATGACGGCCTGCTGAAGAACTCCTCCCTGGTCCACCTCGATGAGCAGGGCGCCACGGCGTTGGCCGAGGCAGCACAAGGTGCGGTTGCCAGCGTCACCGATGTGGCTGAGAAGCCCTACAGTCGCCGTCCTTCGGCGCCGTTCACCACCTCCACGTTGCAGCAGGAAGCCGGCCGCAAGCTGCGTCTGTCCAGCCGCAACGCGATGCGAGTCGCGCAGCGCCTGTACGAAAACGGCTACATCACCTACATGCGTACCGACTCCACCACGCTGAGCGATTCTGCCCTCACGGCCGCTCGCAGCCAGGCGCGTGACATGTACGGCGAGGAGTACGTGCCCGCCACCCCGCGCCGTTATGAGAAAAAGGTCAAGAACGCCCAAGAGGCGCACGAGGCGATCCGCCCGGCCGGTGACCGCTTCCGCACGCCGGCCCAGGTAGCGGGCGAACTGCGCGGTGAAGACTTCGCGCTGTACGAACTCATCTGGAAGCGCACCCTGGCCTCCCAGATGGCTGACGCCAAGGGTTCGACGGCCACCGTCAAACTCAGCGTGCCCACCTTGGGTGCCCAGATCGGCGGCAAAGCGACGCAGACGGCAGAGTTCTCCGCCAGCGGCACGGTCATCACCTTCCGCGGGTTCCTGGCCGCCTACGAGGAGGGCCGCGACGAGGAGCAGTCCGCTGTCGCTGCCGTGCGCGAGCAGGATCGGCGACTGCCGCAGCTCACCCGCGGCAACGACCTCAACGTCACCTCGGCGCAGGCTGACGGGCACGAGACGGCCCCGCCGGCCCGGTACACCGAAGCAACCTTGATCAAGGCGATGGAAGAGCTCGGCATCGGGCGACCCTCGACCTACGCCGCCACCGTCGCCACGATCCAAGACCGCGGCTATGTGGGACAGCGGGGAACCGCGTTGGTGCCGACCTGGCTGGCTTTCGCTGTGACCCGGTTGCTGGAGGAGCACTTCCCCAAGCTGGTGGACTACGAGTTCACTGCCTCGATGGAGGAAGACCTCGACGAGATCGCCCGCGGTGACCAGAAGCGTTCGGAGTGGCTGCGCCGCTTCTACTTCGGTGATGAGGCGAACTCGGCCGAAGGCCTGCGCAACCTGGTCGATCACCTCGGTGAGATCGACGCCCGCGCCATCTCCACGATCGACATCGGCGGCGGAATGGTCGTTCGGGTGGGGCGCTACGGCCCCTACGTCGAGGAAGTCGTGCCCGCTGGCGTCGACCCGGCCACCGGTGAGGTTGCGCCGGAGACGGTGGTCGGCGACGAGCCTGCCACGCCTCGACGGGCGACGATCTCCGATGAGATCGCACCCGATGAGATGACACCGGAGAAGGCCCGCGAGCTGTTGGAGACGGCCTCGGACGACGGCCGATCCCTGGGCCAGCACCCCGAGACCGGCCGCGAGATCATCGCCAAGGCAGGACGTTACGGCCCCTACGTCACCGAGGTGCTCAGCGACGAAGAAGCCGCGCTGAAGGGCAAGAACAAGATCAAGCCCAAGACGGCCAGCCTCTTCAGCGACATGGAGCTGTCCTCCATCGAACTCGACACGGCGGTGAAACTGCTCAGCCTGCCCCGCACCGTCGGACAGGACGCCGAGGGCATCCCGATCACCGCGCAGAACGGGCGGTATGGCCCGTACCTGAAAAAGGGCACCGACTCCCGCTCGTTGACGAGTGAGGCGCAGATCTTCGACATCACCCTCGAGGAAGCGCTGGCGATCTACGCCCAGCCCAAGCAACGCGGCCGGGCAGCTGCCAAGCCGCCGCTGGCAGAGCTGGGGGAGGACCCGGTGAGCGGTCGCCCGGTAGTGGTCAAGGACGGCAGGTTCGGCCCGTACGTCACCGATGGGGAGACGAACGCGACCCTGCGCCGCGACGACGACCCGGAGACGATCACCGCGGCTCGCGGCTTCGAACTGCTGGCCGAGAAGCGAGCCAAAGGCCCGACCACGCGCCGCAAGAGCACGGCCAAGAAGAGCACCGCGAAGAAGAGCACAGCCAAGAAGAGCACCGCGAAGAAGAGCACCACCAAGAAGAGCACTGCCACCAAGAGTGCGGGAACCAAGACGGCTGGCGCCAAGAAGAGCACTGCGACCACCACGGTTGAGTGAACCCGGTTCAGCGCCGCAGCGGACAGCTGCGGCGCTGAACCGCGCGCAGGCAGTTGCCGCGGTTGCAGCGCCAGTGGCCCGTCCCGACTGGGAAGATGCGGCCATGACGATCTCATGCAGCGGTCTGTACCGGTACCCGGTCAAAGCCGTAGGCGGCGAGGCGCTGCGCAGCGTCGCCGTCACCGCCCGCGGGCTCGAAGGCGATCGCGCCTGGGCCGTGCACGAGGCAGACGGTCGGTTGGCAACCGGAAAGAACGGACGCCGGTTTCGGCGCCGCGACGCCTTGTTCGAATTGCGTGCCAGCACCCGCGGCGATGAGGTGCATGTCGTGGGCCCCGGTGACAGCTCCTATCTGGCCGGAGGCCCCGAAACCGATACGGCGCTCAGCGCTCTGCTGGGGGCGCCGGTGGGGTTGCGCCGCGAAGAGGACGGCAGCCACTTCGACGACAGCCCGGTCAGTCTCGTGGGCAGCGCATCGCTGCGCGCCGCCGCGCAGCTGCTCGGCCAAGACGAACCGCTGGCCCCCACCCGGATACGGGCCAACCTCGTCCTGGACACCGTGGAGCCTTACGCGGAGGAGGGTTGGCTCGGCCGCCGCCTCGGCTTGGGTTCGGCGGTGTTCGTGGCCACAGAACCCATCGTGCGCTGCCGCATGGTCGACATCGCCCAGGTGGGGCTGCCCGCCCAGGCCGGGCTGTTGCGAGCGCTGGGCCAGCACCGCCAAACCTGCCTGGCGATCTACCTGCGGGTTCAACGGCCTGGCCACGTGCAGGTCGGCGACCAGTTACGGCTGCTGTAGGTGCGCGTGCCACTGAGGGGTCGGTGAATCACCGCTGCTACCAACGCAGCCCTAATCAGTACGTCTGACTTGCTCAAGGCGGGGGAGGCCGGTGCCGATCAGAAGCCTGGATGAAAGGGCCGTCAGGCCACCGAACAACCACGAAGGTATTCAGACATGGACGTCGCTGCACTCGCGCAAACTATTCTCAGCAGCCGGACCGCCGCCGCCTATCAGGACGCGCAGGTCTCCCTGCTGAAGAAGTCGATGGACACCCAACAGGCGGCCGCCTCCAAACTGATCGAGAGCATGTCCCTGCCGCTGGCCAGCGAAGGACCGCTGGGTACTCAGGTGAACACCTACGCCTGATCACGTGGACTGCCGTAGCGTGGCGGGGTGAACCTCGAACTTGAGTCCGCTGGTATCCCTGCTTGGTACGCCCCGCTGGTCGAGGCGGGTTCACCGCTGACGATCGCGCAGCTTGGGCAGAGCCTGGATGGGTTCATCGCTTCACGTACCGGGGACGCCTGTTACGTCACCGGCCCTCAAGACCGCTGCCATCTGCATCAGCTTCGTTCGCTGGTGGACGCGGTCGTGGTGGGTGGCGCCACCGTCACGATGGATAACTCACGCCTGACTGTGCGGGCCGTCCAGGGTCGCCACCCGGTGCGGGTCGTCCTGGACCCTCGCGGCAGGATCCCCGCGGACTCGCACGTGCTCACCGACCCGATCGCTCCTACCCTTTGGATCGTCGGTTCCCGCGCCCCCGAGCCGGGCCCGTTGGCCGCCCACGTGGATGTGGTGCGGCTTCCGGTCCGTGACGTTCTGCCGCCGCAACTGGTCCTGGAGGCATTGCACAGCCGGGGTTTGCAGCGCGTTCTCGTTGAGGGTGGAGGCCGGCTGGTGTCCGCGTTCGTCTCGGCCAGGCTCATCGATCGGCTTTACGTCACCACGGCCCCGCTGCTCATCGGCGACGGGGTGCCGGGCCTGCGGTTCACCGGAGCCGACGCGCTCGCCGATGCCTTGCGCGGGCCCTCACGGCGCTTGATGCTCGGCGATGACGTCTGCACCGAGATCGTGTTGACGCCCTGAGACGAACAGCCCGCACACCCCCGGCAGCACCGAGACCAGCGCGAGCAACCCGTAGGCGATCGACACGCCCAAACCTGTAGCTCCGCCGACACCGGCCATCTCGGCAGCGTAGGCAGCAGCCCCTTCGCGCGGGCCCCAACCTCCGAGGTTGATCGGCACCGACATACCGCCGAGCGCGACGCACCCGACCTGGAAGGCGGTCTGTCCCGGCCCCAGAAGCCCGGTCGAGGACGCCGCCAGCAGGAACATCGTCAGGTAGATCGCCCAGCCGAGCACGGACAGGGCAAGCACACTAGCCACCGCCTGTCCCGAGAGCCGCCGCAGAGACGGGATTGCCGCAGCCAGCGCCAGCACCGCTATCCCGGCGACGATCCACGGCAGCGCGCCGCCCGGAGTGAACCGGAACAGGGTCGCAGCTGCGGCGCCGACCACGACGGCGGTACCGCACAGCCGTTCTCCCAGCACCGAACCCAGACTGCTCTGCCACGGCTGACCGGCCCGTCCGCGGCGCACCGCGCGCAGCGCGTCACCGGCCAGACCTCCGGGAAGCACCGCGTTGAGGAAGGCTGCCTCGTAACAGCGCAGCACCGCAGAGCGCACACTCATCGTGTCGCCCAGACCGGCGGCGACCACGCGCCAGCGCAGCCCGGCCACCGTCGCCCCGCCTGCCCCCAATGCCAGGGAGGCCAGGATCGTGACCGGGTTCAGGACGCGAGCGGCCACGCCCAGATCGACCGAGCCGAAGCGGCGCCACAGCAGGGCGAACAGCAGCGCCACGGCGAGGCTTTGCGCGATCCCAGAGATGACCGCGCGCGAGTTCATCGGTCCTTGGCGTCGTTCGCGTGGGCCGGCAGCACCAGGAGGTCTTCGTGATCGACCACCAGGGCCAGGGTGCCGGCACGTGCTTGTTTCAGACGGCGCCGCAGCCACGCGGTGGCGACATCCTCCAGTTCGGGGCGCACTTCCAGTGCGGCTGTGACCCGGTCGGTGAGGAAGCGTTCGATGAGGGCTTCGTGGTGGGCGGCCAGCCGCCAGGGGGTGTGCGCGCGCACCACCTCAGCCCCCAGCTCCTCGCACCGCGCAGCCAAGTGCCGGGCCGCGTCCGGTCCGGCCAGGTCGTTGCGTCCCTGATGGGCGTCGAAGGCGGACTGGATCTGGGGGTCTACCTCGTCGGCGGGGGCGTAGCTGACCCCGCCGGTCACGGTGAGGCTGAGCAGCGCCGGGGTGCGGGTCTGGATGAGGACGTCGGCAAGGTCGTCCAGTTGCTCATAGCTCAACAGATCCAGCAACGCCGAGCAGGTCACG
Protein-coding regions in this window:
- the topA gene encoding type I DNA topoisomerase; translation: MAASELKRLVIVESPAKAKTIAGYLGAGYEVEASVGHIRDLPNPSELPADMKKGPYGRFAVDVDNGFDPYYVVDADKRKKVTELKRLLKDADELFLATDEDREGEAIAWHLLEVLKPKVPVHRMVFHEITKEAIQRAVGQTRELDVHLVDAQETRRILDRLYGYEVSPVLWRKVRQGLSAGRVQSVATRLVVERERERMAFRVASYWDVTGRFDAAGEAFSARLAALDGARVATGRDFGDDGLLKNSSLVHLDEQGATALAEAAQGAVASVTDVAEKPYSRRPSAPFTTSTLQQEAGRKLRLSSRNAMRVAQRLYENGYITYMRTDSTTLSDSALTAARSQARDMYGEEYVPATPRRYEKKVKNAQEAHEAIRPAGDRFRTPAQVAGELRGEDFALYELIWKRTLASQMADAKGSTATVKLSVPTLGAQIGGKATQTAEFSASGTVITFRGFLAAYEEGRDEEQSAVAAVREQDRRLPQLTRGNDLNVTSAQADGHETAPPARYTEATLIKAMEELGIGRPSTYAATVATIQDRGYVGQRGTALVPTWLAFAVTRLLEEHFPKLVDYEFTASMEEDLDEIARGDQKRSEWLRRFYFGDEANSAEGLRNLVDHLGEIDARAISTIDIGGGMVVRVGRYGPYVEEVVPAGVDPATGEVAPETVVGDEPATPRRATISDEIAPDEMTPEKARELLETASDDGRSLGQHPETGREIIAKAGRYGPYVTEVLSDEEAALKGKNKIKPKTASLFSDMELSSIELDTAVKLLSLPRTVGQDAEGIPITAQNGRYGPYLKKGTDSRSLTSEAQIFDITLEEALAIYAQPKQRGRAAAKPPLAELGEDPVSGRPVVVKDGRFGPYVTDGETNATLRRDDDPETITAARGFELLAEKRAKGPTTRRKSTAKKSTAKKSTAKKSTAKKSTTKKSTATKSAGTKTAGAKKSTATTTVE
- a CDS encoding MOSC domain-containing protein, coding for MTISCSGLYRYPVKAVGGEALRSVAVTARGLEGDRAWAVHEADGRLATGKNGRRFRRRDALFELRASTRGDEVHVVGPGDSSYLAGGPETDTALSALLGAPVGLRREEDGSHFDDSPVSLVGSASLRAAAQLLGQDEPLAPTRIRANLVLDTVEPYAEEGWLGRRLGLGSAVFVATEPIVRCRMVDIAQVGLPAQAGLLRALGQHRQTCLAIYLRVQRPGHVQVGDQLRLL
- a CDS encoding YjfB family protein; this encodes MDVAALAQTILSSRTAAAYQDAQVSLLKKSMDTQQAAASKLIESMSLPLASEGPLGTQVNTYA
- a CDS encoding RibD family protein, with amino-acid sequence MNLELESAGIPAWYAPLVEAGSPLTIAQLGQSLDGFIASRTGDACYVTGPQDRCHLHQLRSLVDAVVVGGATVTMDNSRLTVRAVQGRHPVRVVLDPRGRIPADSHVLTDPIAPTLWIVGSRAPEPGPLAAHVDVVRLPVRDVLPPQLVLEALHSRGLQRVLVEGGGRLVSAFVSARLIDRLYVTTAPLLIGDGVPGLRFTGADALADALRGPSRRLMLGDDVCTEIVLTP
- a CDS encoding lysylphosphatidylglycerol synthase domain-containing protein; amino-acid sequence: MNSRAVISGIAQSLAVALLFALLWRRFGSVDLGVAARVLNPVTILASLALGAGGATVAGLRWRVVAAGLGDTMSVRSAVLRCYEAAFLNAVLPGGLAGDALRAVRRGRAGQPWQSSLGSVLGERLCGTAVVVGAAAATLFRFTPGGALPWIVAGIAVLALAAAIPSLRRLSGQAVASVLALSVLGWAIYLTMFLLAASSTGLLGPGQTAFQVGCVALGGMSVPINLGGWGPREGAAAYAAEMAGVGGATGLGVSIAYGLLALVSVLPGVCGLFVSGRQHDLGADVIAEHQAP
- a CDS encoding SAM-dependent methyltransferase produces the protein MIDPEHPVRPIAADWLALRREADEGAREGTQRLLTRLWRHLQASPQASRRHSVHVIDLGAGTGANQSWLAPRLPFPATWTLVDHDPDLLHHPMQGSGQRVVAEVSHLPELLDQDQDQARVVTCSALLDLLSYEQLDDLADVLIQTRTPALLSLTVTGGVSYAPADEVDPQIQSAFDAHQGRNDLAGPDAARHLAARCEELGAEVVRAHTPWRLAAHHEALIERFLTDRVTAALEVRPELEDVATAWLRRRLKQARAGTLALVVDHEDLLVLPAHANDAKDR